A genomic stretch from Thermomonospora umbrina includes:
- a CDS encoding Eco57I restriction-modification methylase domain-containing protein gives MTATARDQVFSAVHTVGGLIPADMLVRISEGKDVSGSRPADYQVMGSRSVRDEAERRWDYLKSVWKELRTRLPGAKEAETPADPTGLAISQWLEPLFAELTFGSLTPLGASGIPADDGDKVFPISHRWNHVPIHLTPWNVTLDKRSGVPGAVPPQSLVQECLNRTEAHLWGVLTNGRQLRLLRDSTSLATAAYVEFDLEAIFDGELFSEFVLLYRLLHVSRFRIDDGAPPSSCRLEQWRLEAIESGTRALDHHRKGVEKAINALGTGFLSHPANAERFRDLDAEAFHAALLRLAYRLIFLFVAEDRDVLHPRDVPSQTKERYERYFSSARMRRHALRHRGTEHGDLFQALLIVLNALGDEEGRPELGIPGLGGLFEDTDSDAPLRGAALSNSSLLEAIRCLARVWDESTRRWRRVDYRNMGSEELGSIYESLLELKPERTPNGTFELVNVQGNNRKKTGSYYTPASLIETLLNSTLDPVIDDAQKRGEEKAANAGVADPSEAIVAELLALTVCDPACGSGHFLVAAARRIAKRVAAVREGNPEPTVDAVRHALHEVIEHCVYGVDLNPLAVELAKVSLWLEALEPGKPLGFLDAHIKLGNGLIGATPVLLRDGIPTKAFNYVEGDDESYGKFLGKQNDKERGGQGGLFDLTLETKVDNTAFASGLRRITAAPADTLRDVRRQAAAYRAWRNDAEYVRARHIADAWCAAFMWHKTKDAPPAITHDVFMALQDPDSTAVSQETHDEIRRLTEEYHFFHWHLEFPEIFTVPDDISNEDVDPRTGWAGGFSCVLGNPPWDKVDFEDKKYFSVVDPSIAALSGVRRRQRIDEWIEEDPDAGRRYLAARRKVKSTFHFTSKSGAFPLCQEGLSVKGVNSLFLEHLFPERFADIAASRGRFGCIVPTTIATGAGAQCLFRHFSQGGAITSLFDFDNRKPLFEGVDSRQKFCLLSLVGRGLREPSAHLAFFLQDTPDLESTENVFALSPEEISLINPNTGTLPIFRSRRDADLTIKVYRNIPVLWNEGDHNGNRWGIRFKNLFNSTDDSDLFWTEATLEAAGWRRTGSIYTRDNESALPVFEGKMAHLFDHRWNQYYGLGDNDYEAVPLQTKTNPHGTSKPRRWIQKDGFVSTTRKNKPVKVPGISLRLQEDGWNNEWLCGWRDIARTTDERTAIPAFVPLAAAVETFPLMLPQVSPALVCSLVAAQSSLVFDFIARQKASGAHMGRRIWKQLPVPRPEDLATHTTFLVRRVLELVYTAHEMAHLARDLGDASEPFCWDEERRAQIRAELDAYFFLLYGITQDDADYILETFQTDTGGLKNNEIAKYGTYRTKDLVLAEYNRMAPLGVNLETALVDGENYTSTLTPPPGHGPRHG, from the coding sequence ATGACCGCCACCGCACGCGACCAGGTCTTCTCCGCCGTCCACACCGTCGGCGGCCTGATCCCCGCAGACATGCTCGTCCGGATCTCCGAGGGCAAGGACGTCAGCGGCTCACGGCCGGCCGACTACCAGGTGATGGGCTCACGCTCGGTCCGCGACGAGGCCGAACGCCGTTGGGACTACCTCAAATCGGTGTGGAAGGAGCTGCGCACCCGGCTGCCCGGCGCCAAGGAGGCCGAGACGCCCGCCGACCCGACCGGCCTGGCGATCTCGCAGTGGCTGGAGCCGCTGTTCGCGGAGCTGACGTTCGGTTCGTTGACCCCACTCGGGGCGAGCGGCATCCCCGCCGACGACGGCGACAAGGTCTTCCCGATCAGCCACCGGTGGAACCACGTTCCGATCCATCTGACTCCCTGGAACGTCACGCTGGACAAGCGGTCCGGCGTCCCCGGGGCGGTGCCTCCGCAGTCGCTCGTTCAGGAGTGCCTGAACCGCACCGAGGCGCACCTGTGGGGCGTGCTCACCAACGGGCGGCAGCTGCGGCTGCTGCGCGACTCGACGTCGCTGGCCACCGCCGCCTATGTCGAGTTCGACCTTGAGGCCATCTTCGACGGTGAGCTGTTCAGCGAGTTCGTTCTGCTCTATCGGCTGCTGCACGTCTCCCGCTTCCGGATCGACGACGGCGCGCCCCCCTCGTCGTGCCGGCTGGAGCAGTGGCGGCTGGAGGCCATCGAGTCCGGCACCCGCGCTCTCGACCATCACCGCAAGGGTGTCGAGAAGGCCATCAACGCCCTCGGCACCGGTTTCCTCTCCCATCCCGCGAACGCCGAACGCTTCCGGGACCTGGACGCCGAGGCGTTCCACGCCGCGTTGCTGCGCCTGGCGTACCGGCTCATCTTCTTGTTCGTCGCCGAAGACCGCGACGTCCTGCACCCGCGCGACGTGCCGTCACAGACCAAGGAAAGGTACGAGCGGTACTTCTCATCGGCCCGGATGCGCCGCCACGCCCTGCGGCACCGGGGCACCGAGCACGGCGACCTCTTCCAGGCGCTGCTGATCGTCCTGAACGCCCTCGGTGACGAGGAAGGGCGGCCCGAGCTGGGGATCCCCGGGCTCGGCGGCCTGTTCGAGGACACCGACTCCGACGCGCCGTTGCGCGGGGCGGCGCTGTCGAACTCCTCGCTGTTGGAGGCGATCCGCTGCCTGGCCCGCGTCTGGGACGAGTCCACCCGCCGTTGGCGCAGGGTCGACTACCGCAACATGGGTTCGGAGGAGCTCGGCTCGATTTATGAGTCGCTGCTCGAACTCAAGCCCGAACGCACCCCGAACGGCACATTCGAGCTGGTCAATGTCCAAGGTAATAACCGCAAGAAGACCGGCTCGTATTACACCCCGGCGTCCCTGATCGAGACGCTGCTCAACTCGACCCTCGACCCGGTCATCGACGACGCGCAGAAACGCGGCGAGGAGAAGGCCGCGAACGCCGGGGTCGCCGACCCGTCGGAGGCGATCGTCGCCGAGCTGCTGGCGCTGACGGTGTGCGACCCGGCTTGTGGTTCCGGGCATTTCCTGGTCGCCGCCGCCCGCCGGATCGCCAAGCGCGTCGCCGCCGTCCGCGAGGGCAACCCGGAACCGACGGTGGACGCCGTCCGGCATGCCCTGCACGAGGTCATCGAGCATTGCGTGTACGGGGTGGACCTGAATCCGCTGGCGGTGGAGCTGGCCAAGGTGTCGCTCTGGCTGGAAGCCCTGGAGCCCGGCAAGCCCCTCGGTTTCCTGGACGCGCACATCAAGCTCGGGAACGGGCTGATCGGCGCGACACCGGTTCTGTTGCGCGACGGGATTCCGACGAAGGCGTTCAATTATGTCGAGGGCGATGACGAGTCGTATGGGAAATTCCTGGGCAAGCAAAATGACAAGGAGCGCGGCGGCCAGGGAGGGCTGTTCGATCTGACGCTGGAGACGAAGGTGGACAACACCGCCTTCGCGTCGGGCCTACGCCGTATCACCGCCGCACCCGCCGACACGCTCCGGGACGTGCGCCGCCAAGCCGCTGCTTATCGCGCGTGGCGGAATGACGCGGAGTACGTACGGGCCCGGCACATCGCGGACGCATGGTGTGCGGCGTTCATGTGGCACAAGACGAAGGACGCGCCGCCAGCGATCACCCATGACGTGTTCATGGCCCTCCAGGATCCCGACTCGACGGCGGTCTCCCAGGAGACCCACGATGAGATCAGGCGGCTGACGGAGGAGTACCACTTCTTCCACTGGCACCTGGAGTTCCCGGAGATCTTCACGGTTCCGGACGACATTTCGAACGAGGACGTAGACCCGCGAACCGGCTGGGCAGGTGGGTTCTCCTGCGTGCTGGGGAATCCGCCGTGGGACAAGGTTGATTTCGAGGATAAGAAATACTTTAGCGTGGTCGACCCGTCGATTGCGGCACTGTCTGGGGTGAGGCGGCGTCAGCGCATCGACGAGTGGATCGAGGAGGATCCGGACGCCGGTCGTCGCTACCTGGCCGCACGCCGCAAGGTAAAATCCACCTTTCACTTCACCAGCAAGTCTGGCGCATTTCCGCTCTGCCAAGAAGGCCTCAGCGTCAAGGGGGTGAACTCGCTGTTCCTTGAGCATCTCTTCCCAGAACGCTTCGCCGATATCGCCGCGAGCAGAGGACGCTTTGGCTGCATCGTACCCACAACGATTGCAACAGGGGCGGGCGCACAGTGCCTATTCAGGCACTTCTCTCAAGGCGGGGCAATCACTTCACTATTCGACTTCGATAACCGAAAGCCTCTATTTGAAGGAGTAGATTCTCGACAAAAATTTTGCCTCCTATCCCTTGTCGGCCGAGGCCTGCGCGAGCCGTCAGCACATCTTGCCTTCTTCCTGCAGGATACGCCTGATCTCGAGTCCACGGAAAATGTCTTCGCGCTGAGCCCAGAAGAGATCAGCCTCATCAATCCAAATACCGGCACGCTCCCTATTTTTCGTAGCCGACGCGACGCCGACCTGACGATCAAGGTCTACCGGAACATCCCGGTCCTGTGGAACGAAGGCGACCACAACGGCAATCGGTGGGGAATTAGGTTTAAAAACCTCTTTAACAGCACTGACGACTCTGATCTATTCTGGACCGAGGCAACCCTGGAAGCCGCCGGATGGCGCCGAACAGGTAGTATCTATACTCGCGACAATGAGTCCGCGCTGCCAGTGTTCGAAGGAAAAATGGCGCATCTCTTCGACCACCGCTGGAACCAGTATTATGGCCTCGGAGACAATGATTACGAAGCCGTCCCACTCCAGACAAAAACGAACCCGCACGGCACGAGCAAACCACGCCGATGGATTCAGAAGGACGGCTTCGTCTCGACCACTCGAAAGAACAAGCCGGTCAAAGTTCCAGGCATCTCCCTGAGGCTCCAGGAGGATGGATGGAACAACGAGTGGCTGTGTGGCTGGAGAGACATTGCACGAACCACCGATGAACGCACCGCAATTCCCGCTTTCGTGCCGCTCGCAGCAGCAGTCGAAACCTTTCCCCTAATGCTGCCTCAGGTGAGCCCTGCACTTGTCTGCAGCCTCGTCGCTGCACAGTCTTCTTTGGTCTTCGACTTCATAGCTCGACAAAAGGCCAGCGGCGCTCACATGGGGCGCAGAATCTGGAAGCAGCTCCCCGTTCCCCGCCCTGAAGACCTGGCGACCCATACCACTTTCCTTGTCCGGCGAGTCCTTGAACTCGTCTACACCGCCCACGAAATGGCACATCTCGCTCGCGATCTAGGTGATGCCAGCGAGCCCTTCTGCTGGGACGAGGAGAGGCGGGCTCAGATTCGAGCCGAGTTGGACGCGTACTTCTTCCTGCTCTATGGGATCACCCAGGATGATGCGGACTACATCCTGGAGACGTTCCAGACTGACACTGGCGGTTTGAAGAACAACGAGATCGCCAAGTACGGCACGTACCGCACGAAGGATCTCGTGCTCGCCGAGTACAACCGGATGGCACCGCTCGGGGTCAACTTGGAGACGGCGCTTGTCGATGGCGAGAACTACACGTCAACGCTCACACCGCCGCCAGGCCACGGCCCCCGGCACGGCTGA
- a CDS encoding DEAD/DEAH box helicase: MTPPDLTPGSLVSARGREWVVLPESDPGMLVLRPLGGSDDDIAAVFPAFEDVQGTRFEIPSPDDLGDAHASGLLRAALRIGFRSGAGPFRSLAQIAVDPRPYQLVPLMMAMRQKTVRLLISDDVGIGKTVEAGLIASELLAQGEARKLAVLCSPALAEQWQGELRTKFGLEAELVLASTVSRLERDLDHGQSLFKKHDNVVISTDFIKSPRHRDDFVRHCPDLVIVDEAHTCVAADDHASAQSQLRYTLLQKIAHDPKIDRHLILVTATPHSGKESAFRNLLGLLRPELATVDMNSTADRVRLAGHFVQRKRRDLKEQDADLGESIEFPQTHYFKEEDYRLSPAYRALLDDAIAYAGERVAGAQGGRDTRIAWWSAIALLRSLVSSPRAAAQTLSTRSAAATAASAEEADLLGAPLTRDSADNDTQEGVDVAPGAGSGDAGARLAELAERAATLEGPDEDHKLKLLIKQLKMLLADGYHPIVFCRYIPTAEYVAEHLKTRLGKKTVVREVTGTLSPQQRLQRIEELADEAGDDPAARRVLVATDCLSEGINLQRHFDAVVHYDLAWNPTRHDQREGRVNRYGQRRTDVRVITLFGSDNGIDGKVLEVLIKKHRQIRQDLGISVSVPDEASTGVTDAIVEWLLMRGRQSVEQEGLFDIAEAQTVQERADALEADWNSSAEREKRSRSRFAQHAIRPDEVAREVTAVRDALGDPGEVRGFVRHAVGALGGVLRDDPDGSGGFTADLSATPLGLRDVLKPALGNDVIERGTPVPFRASPAVGRGEAALTRTDPAVGALAAYVLNSALDGQAPGPRPARRCGVIRTAAVGTRTTLLLVRYRFDLTLPSRAVGDRRLIAEDARVLAFEGSHADAVWLPPESAIKLLEATADENTDPGFSERTMTRVLNGLAEATTPHLEGYGDELAAELKAAHRRVRSASGEIVRGLDVTAKKAPDILGVYVYLPVTEEAAR, translated from the coding sequence GTGACGCCCCCCGACCTCACCCCCGGTTCCCTGGTCTCGGCCCGTGGCCGGGAATGGGTCGTCCTTCCCGAGAGCGACCCCGGCATGCTGGTGCTTCGGCCGCTCGGCGGCTCGGACGACGACATCGCCGCCGTCTTCCCCGCGTTCGAGGACGTCCAGGGCACCCGGTTCGAGATCCCGTCCCCGGACGACCTCGGCGACGCCCACGCGTCGGGGCTGCTGCGGGCCGCGCTGCGGATCGGGTTCCGGTCGGGCGCGGGCCCGTTCCGCTCGCTGGCGCAGATCGCCGTGGACCCGAGGCCCTATCAGCTCGTTCCGCTGATGATGGCGATGCGGCAGAAGACCGTACGGCTGCTGATCTCCGACGACGTCGGCATCGGCAAGACCGTCGAGGCCGGGCTGATCGCCTCGGAGTTGCTCGCGCAGGGCGAGGCCCGCAAGCTGGCGGTCCTCTGCTCGCCCGCGCTGGCCGAGCAGTGGCAGGGCGAGCTGCGCACCAAGTTCGGCTTGGAGGCGGAGCTGGTGCTGGCCTCCACGGTGTCCCGGCTGGAACGCGACCTCGACCACGGCCAGTCCCTCTTCAAGAAGCACGACAACGTGGTGATCTCAACGGACTTCATCAAGTCCCCACGTCACCGCGACGACTTCGTCCGCCACTGCCCCGACCTGGTCATCGTGGACGAGGCCCACACGTGCGTGGCCGCCGACGACCACGCCTCCGCGCAGAGCCAGCTCCGCTACACGCTGCTCCAGAAGATCGCCCACGACCCCAAGATCGACCGCCATCTGATCCTGGTGACGGCGACCCCGCACAGCGGCAAGGAGTCGGCGTTCCGCAATCTGCTCGGTCTGCTGCGGCCCGAGCTCGCCACGGTCGACATGAACAGCACCGCCGACCGCGTCCGCCTGGCGGGCCACTTCGTCCAGCGCAAGCGCAGAGATCTCAAGGAACAGGACGCCGACCTGGGCGAGAGCATCGAGTTCCCTCAGACCCATTACTTCAAGGAGGAGGACTACCGGCTCTCCCCCGCCTACCGCGCGCTGCTGGACGACGCCATCGCCTACGCCGGTGAACGCGTCGCCGGAGCTCAGGGCGGACGGGACACCCGCATCGCCTGGTGGTCGGCGATCGCCCTGCTGCGTTCGCTGGTGTCGTCGCCGCGCGCCGCCGCACAGACCCTCAGCACCCGCTCGGCCGCCGCCACCGCCGCCAGCGCCGAGGAAGCCGACCTGCTCGGCGCTCCCCTCACCCGTGACTCCGCCGACAACGACACCCAGGAGGGCGTGGACGTCGCGCCCGGCGCGGGGTCCGGCGACGCGGGCGCACGGCTCGCCGAGCTGGCCGAACGCGCCGCAACGCTGGAGGGTCCGGACGAGGACCACAAGCTCAAGCTCCTGATCAAGCAGCTCAAGATGCTGTTGGCCGACGGGTATCACCCCATCGTCTTCTGCCGCTACATCCCGACCGCCGAGTACGTCGCCGAGCACCTGAAGACCAGGCTCGGCAAGAAGACCGTCGTCCGTGAGGTCACCGGCACCCTGTCCCCGCAGCAGCGCCTGCAGCGCATCGAGGAGCTCGCGGACGAGGCGGGCGACGACCCGGCGGCGCGCCGGGTGTTGGTCGCCACCGACTGCCTGTCGGAGGGCATCAACCTGCAACGCCACTTCGACGCCGTCGTCCACTACGACCTGGCCTGGAACCCGACCCGCCACGACCAGCGCGAGGGCCGCGTCAACCGGTACGGCCAGCGGCGCACGGACGTCCGCGTCATCACGCTGTTCGGCAGCGACAACGGCATCGACGGCAAGGTCCTGGAGGTGCTCATCAAGAAGCACCGCCAGATCCGCCAGGACCTGGGCATCTCCGTCTCGGTCCCCGACGAGGCGTCCACCGGCGTGACCGACGCGATCGTCGAGTGGCTGCTGATGCGAGGCCGGCAGAGCGTCGAGCAGGAGGGTCTGTTCGACATCGCGGAGGCCCAGACGGTCCAGGAACGCGCCGACGCCCTGGAGGCCGACTGGAACTCCTCCGCCGAACGGGAGAAGCGGTCCCGTTCCCGGTTCGCCCAGCACGCGATCCGGCCCGACGAGGTCGCCCGGGAGGTCACCGCCGTCCGGGACGCGCTCGGCGACCCCGGCGAGGTCCGTGGTTTCGTCCGGCACGCGGTCGGCGCGCTGGGTGGCGTGCTGCGCGATGACCCGGACGGCTCCGGCGGCTTCACCGCCGACCTGAGCGCCACCCCCCTTGGCCTGCGCGATGTCCTCAAGCCCGCGCTGGGCAACGACGTGATCGAACGCGGCACCCCCGTTCCGTTCCGTGCGAGCCCGGCGGTGGGCCGTGGCGAGGCGGCGCTGACCCGTACCGATCCGGCCGTCGGGGCGCTGGCCGCCTACGTGCTGAACTCCGCGCTCGACGGGCAGGCCCCCGGCCCGCGCCCGGCCCGCCGCTGCGGCGTCATCCGGACCGCCGCCGTCGGCACCCGCACGACGCTGCTGCTGGTCCGCTACCGGTTCGACCTCACCCTGCCGTCCCGCGCGGTCGGCGATCGGCGGCTCATCGCGGAGGACGCGAGGGTGCTCGCCTTCGAGGGCTCCCACGCCGACGCGGTGTGGCTGCCGCCCGAGTCGGCGATCAAGCTGCTGGAGGCGACCGCCGACGAGAACACCGACCCCGGGTTCAGCGAACGCACGATGACACGGGTCCTGAACGGCCTCGCCGAGGCGACGACCCCGCATCTGGAGGGCTACGGCGATGAGCTGGCCGCCGAGCTGAAGGCGGCGCACCGCCGGGTGCGCAGCGCCTCCGGTGAGATCGTCCGGGGGCTGGACGTCACCGCCAAGAAGGCCCCCGACATCCTCGGCGTCTACGTCTACCTGCCCGTCACCGAAGAGGCCGCCCGATGA